One segment of Rhipicephalus sanguineus isolate Rsan-2018 chromosome 6, BIME_Rsan_1.4, whole genome shotgun sequence DNA contains the following:
- the LOC119395982 gene encoding innexin inx2-like, whose translation MLFMDMFLGGEFFSYGSKVLQFTDWDRSVGFDPLIKVFPRLAKCTFHMYGRSGDVQKHDALCILPMNIINEKIYVFLWFWFIILAVLSGVVLIYRAFDIFLPQIRFIVLRRRAMLANKDYVERVCDHCKLGDWLVLNLLCKNMDPVNFRALIKDYVRRLDHKSIDNA comes from the coding sequence ATGTTATTCATGGACATGTTCCTCGGGGGCGAGTTCTTCAGCTACGGTTCCAAGGTGCTGCAGTTCACCGACTGGGACCGGTCCGTGGGCTTCGACCCCTTGATCAAGGTGTTCCCCAGGCTAGCCAAGTGCACTTTTCACATGTACGGTCGCTCGGGCGACGTGCAGAAGCACGATGCCTTGTGCATCCTGCCCATGAACATCATCAACGAGAAGATATATGTTTTCCTCTGGTTCTGGTTCATTATCCTCGCCGTGCTCTCCGGGGTGGTGCTCATCTACAGGGCCTTCGACATCTTCCTCCCCCAAATCCGCTTCATTGTCCTCCGGCGCCGCGCCATGCTCGCAAACAAGGACTACGTGGAGCGCGTCTGCGACCACTGCAAGCTCGGCGACTGGCTCGTTCTCAATCTGCTCTGCAAGAACATGGATCCCGTCAACTTCCGAGCTCTCATCAAAGACTA